GGCATTATCCGCCGCAGACTTTGGAGCAGTTTAAGAAAAAGCGCTTTGAGATTGAGTTTCGGCCCAGTTATCAGTTGGGGGAGCATAATTTTCCGGTAGAGCAAAGTTTAAAAATTCCGATTTGGACCGTTTATGGGCCCAGCTCGAACGGATATGCCTATGAATGTCAGTTGCCTGATCTTTTTGAGTCTTTTCGGTATCAGGATAATAATAGTTTGTCTTCTTTGCTTCAATATTATTGTAGCAACTTGCTCAATCAGTATCAGCCAAAAAGTATTTTTCGTTTGATGAATCGGCCCGAGCCGCAGTTGAGTGAATTGCAATTGCGGATTAAGGAAGTGGAAGAGCGCAGTTCTTTTGGACAGGCTTGGCAGCAGGGTCCGCAATTAAAAGAATTGCCCGCTTTGGCCGAATTGTATCCGCCCAAGCAGGCCGATCTTCGCAAAAAGCGTTTACCCGAGCAAGCTTGGGAACGAGAAGATGTGGTGCAGCAACTGATTGATAAAATTTTGAACAAAAGAGCCAATATTTTATTGGTAGGGCCACCTTCTTCTGGGAAAACGGTGGTTTTGCAAGAAGCCTTACGAAAAATTCAGAAAGTGAGTCAGATGGGCTTGCAATTTTGGCGCATCAATAGTCAGCGAATCACGGCGCAGGCCAAATATTTGGGCGAATGGCAGCAGAAAGTAGAAAGTTTGGTAGAAGAACTGCAGTCGGTGCAAGGCGTACTTTGGGTCAATGACTGCATTCGTTTGTTGCAAATTGGTGGCGAAGGGGCCGAGGATAGTTTGGCGGCCTTTATGAGTGGATTTATTGCGGAGGGCAAACTACAATTGATTGGAGAATTGACGCCCAAAGAACTGGAGAGTTTGCGTCAGAAGCTGCCTAGTTTTGTTCAGCATTTTCAGCTTGTGCAGCTCAATCAGCTAGATGAAATGGCTGTGTTTAGAATTTTGGAGCGTTTTGCCCAGTATGCCGAGCAACAATTTAAGCAAAGCATACAGGCCGATGCTTGGCAATTGGCATATCGTCTTTTAGATCGCTATTATCCTTATGAGCATTTTCCGGGCAAAGCCCTTCGTTTTTTGGATAAAGTCATGCAAAGCCACAAAAATCAGCCAACAATAGATAGTAAAGCGGTTTTAGAAAGCTTTAGCAAGCAGACGGGATTGCCAGAAATATTTTTGCGGGATGATATTTTATTGCAGCCCGAAGAGCTGCAAGACTATTTTTCTAGTCGCTTAATTGGGCAAAAGCCAGCGGTAGATGCCCTTTGCAACTTGGTCAAAATCTTTAAGGTAGGGCTCAATAACCCCAGCAAACCCATTGGGAGTTTACTATTTGCTGGACCGACGGGAGTAGGAAAAACGGCGGCGGCCAAACTGCTGGCCGACTACTTTTTTGGGCAAGGGCAGCAAAAAAGTCCCTTGATTCGGATTGACATGAGTGAATTTCAGCATCCGGCTCAAATTGAACGTTTTATTGGGGCCGCTGGGCGGCCGGGCAAACTGGTCCAGGCTGTTCGAGAACGCCCTTTTGCCCTATTACTTTTGGATGAGGTCGAAAAAGCGCATCCCGCCATTTTTGATAGCTTGCTCAGCCTATTGGATGAAGGCCGCTTTGTGGATGCCTTTGGTCGAGTGACCAATTTTAAAAACTGCATCATTATTATGACCTCTAATTTGGGGGCTAGCAACCAAAGCCGCATTGGTTATGGCCAAAATGATCAGCAAAACTATGAATCGGCCATTTATAAATTCTTCCGTCCAGAATTTATTAACCGTTTGGACCAAATTGTCTTTTTCAAAGCCCTAGAAGAAAAAGATATTCGGAAAATTCTAGACATCGAGCTGCAGCAACTGGCGCAAAGAGAAGGCTTTAAGAAAAGAGAACTAGAATTGGACTTTGGGCCAGCCCTCAAAGAACTATTGGTCCATAAAGGATTTGACCAACGATATGGGGCCAGACCTCTGCAACGCTGCCTAGAAAGAGAACTAATTGCCCCCCTAGCCAATTGGTTACTTCAAAAAGATGTTGCAGTTCAGAAACAAAAACTGTATATTGAATATGTAGATGGAGAGCTAACTATTATTAACCTCTAATTCATCCCTTCATAAAACGCGAAATACAATGAAAGATAACGAATGGAACAATGGCGACGGCCCTGGGCCCCCTATGCAACCCGGAGATGCCAATGGTGGCGGTTGGGAACCCCCAAAACAAAGAGATATTCATGAAAATGAGCTATCTGACGAACAGCTAGAAGGTCCCTTTAGCTATTTTAAAGTTAATGGCTACCATTTTCATAATATCGAGTCGCTGCTCACCGATGAAAGCCATCAGAACAGCTATGAAAATGGCGATCGCTACGTTGGCGAGCTGCTCGGAGGTTGGCGCGAAGGCGTTGGTAAATATTATTACTCTAGTGATAATAGCGTCTACTTTGGCGAATGGAGCCGAGGCAGCCGACACGGCAGAGGCATTTTTGTCTGGGCCGATAATGAATACTATGATGGCGATTGGGTCTTTGGTAGAATGCACGGCCAAGGCAATTACTACTATAAAAATGGCGATAGCTACAAAGGCGAATGGGTCAATGACCTTAAGCAAGGCCGTGGCGAATATGTCTATGAAACCACGGGTAGCCGATATTTGGGCGACTGGCTAGGCGATAGCCGCACTGGAGAAGGCACTTTTTGGTGGGCCAGCAATGACCGCTATGAAGGCCAATGGGCCGAAAGTAAAATGAATGGCTTTGGCAAATACTTCTATGCCAATGGCGATATCTTTGAAGGCCACTGGCTACATGATAAACGCAATGGCTTTGGGACCTACCATTATAATAATGGCGACCGCTATGAAGGCAATTGGATCAATGGAAAACGAACAGGTTTTGGAAAATATTTTTATCTTGATGGCAGCTATTATGAGGGCTTTTTTAGAGAAAATGAGTTCCATGGCCGAGGAAAATATATTTCTAAGCTTGGAGAAGTAGAAGAGGGCATTTGGGATCGAGGTGCTTTGATCCATGCCGAATAAGCCTTGCAAAAGGCGAAAATATAAAAAAGGTCCTTCGAGGACCTTTTTTTTGTGCCACACTGAATTTAGATATCATGGACTGCATCTGGCTGTTACAAATAGGGTTTATGGATGTAACCCTCTGGGACCTAGTCGACATCATTATTGTTGGCTATCTCCTCTTTCAAATTTATAAATTACTCAAGGGAAGTTTGGGCTTCAATATCTTTTTGGGGCTGGTCTTCGTCTACATCCTTTGGTGGCTGGTCTCGGCCCTGGGCATGCCCCTACTCAGCAGCATTTTGGGACAATTTGTTAGTGTTGGAATGATTGCCCTGCTCATTCTTTTTCAGCCAGAAGTCCGCCGTTTTCTGCTCTTTTTGGGCCAAGGCTACCTACAAGGCCAACTTATCGAGCGGCTATTGGGCAAAAAGTCGGGCGCCCAAGAAGATGCACAAATAGAGCTGATTATCCGTGAAATAACCCGGGCTACCGAAGAAATGGCCCAAGAAAAAACAGGAGCGCTCATCCTCATCAATACGGGCGCGAGCCTAGACGGCTACTACAGTTCGGGCGTAATGTTGGGCGCAAAAATCAGTAGCCAATTATTACTCAGCATTTTCAATAAATATAGCCCCTTGCATGATGGGGCCACCATTATTTCGGGCCAAGAGGTCATTGCCGCTAGCTGCGTGCTGCCCGTTTCTGACCGCCCCGGTATTCCTCAATCGCTGGGCCTTCGCCACCGAGCCGCTATTGGCATCACCGAAGAAACTCCCGTTTTAGCCTTCATCGTTTCTGAAGAAACAGGCCATATTTCTTATGCCCGCCAAGGCAATATCCAACGCAATATTTCTGCTGAAGATATGCACAAACTGTTGCGTCGAGTGTTGCGTTAGTTTTTTCTTTTTTTGGGGCTGCCCCGGCCGTTGGCCGGGTCGGGCTGTGCCGGGCTCGCAGGTCTGCTCGGCCCATCGCTTTTTTCGCTACGCTCAAAAAGCTCGGTCTGGCCTGCGGCCACCCTTTCCATCCCTCAGCCAAATTTGGTCGCGCTACTTTCGCTCTACTAACAATAAACTCAACTATTGCTGTAAACTATAAAAGCAAATGCGTTTAAATTTGACGATTGCCTTCTGTCCCGAAAAACTCGTCCTCTTAAAGTATAAGTACAATATTTTAGTTAAATTGTATTTATTTAATCCATATTCCAGTAGGCTGCATTCATAACTTCAGGATCATCAGTTCCTGCAGCATCTTCTAACCAATTATTTCGGTCATAATGGTCATAATGGTCATCATAATCATCGTAATTTTCGTATGAGTAATAGTTGTCAAAATGGTTTTCAAGTTTAACTATATCTTGCTTAGAATGGTTTTCATCAAGAAAATATCCAAATTCATCCATTAACTCCTTATCAGTCAGATTAAGTAAGTAAATCTGATTTTCAGAATCATACTTAACGCTGTTAGTTGCCTCAAATTTACTTATATTTAGAGCCAATATACTTTCTGAAAAAGCATACTCTCTTGTTTCAAAAACAGGTTTGTATTCGAATACAAAATTATTTAATCGCTTAACTGAAATTGTCTTTAATACTTTAACTAAAAAAATCCCTCCTAACTCTTTTGGTGGAACTGTAAATGTACTTACATTTTTTAAAGCCCAGCTTAAATATTCTAAATCGCCATTAATTAGAATTGATTTTTCCGCTATTTCTAGCCCATTTTTGGTTTGTCTAGGTATTTTAGTAAAATCAGAACATAATATTTTTTCCACTAAGCGAGAGAACCTAGAAGCAAGCTCATCTTTATTTGAGTTCTCGTAAAATATTTTTGAGCTTACTGCAATAAAATTTTGAGTCAAGAGGTAGTCTATTCCATAATTTCTAATTTCTCGAATCAACTCAACATCTTGTTCTGTTACATTAAAACGTGGGAATAGAACTTTATACTCAAATCTTTCATTCTTCAAAACTTCTAACAAACATTCTATATATTCTCTTATAGTTTTATAAAGCCCATCCCCAATCTTCCCATTTACGACTTCCTTAAAAAACCTACCTTTATACTTACCAAATTCTAACTTAACTTCTTCTTTAAAGTTTTTAACGATTTTTTTATCAACTACTTTCCCCTTTTCGAATCTTAGCCAAACATAGTTATCATAGCATCCCCAATAGTGGTCCTCCTGAAAGTTTCCAATTCCAAACTGAAGTTGTCCACTAAACCAATCTGCGAAAACAGGTCCAGTTGTCTTAAATATATCTTGAATAGTATAATTTGCACTTTCAAGGTCAACCAAATAAAGTTTATTATCTTGTAAGAGCCAAGTTCCTTGATAGCCATTCCAACGATCAGTGCGATAAGGCTCAAATTCAATTTCTTTATGATTTTCTAAGTAAGAATAGAGTGGTGCCCCAATAAGCAAATAGTCATCTCCTCTGTACTTTAGAGTTTCTTGTGCTTGTACTGTCATTTCTTTTTTTTTATACATGATTAGTTTTCTAAACTCTAAAACAATATAGTACATATTTAATAAATAGATGCATACATCCTACACTTAAATAGCAAAATCGACCTAGGCAAAACTCAATTAATCACAAATTTTCTACAAAAAAATAATCAGAAACTTATTCTATTTCGAGAAGAAACTCTCCTAAAAATTAGGTTAAAAAAAAGGCTGTTAGTTGGCCAGCCTACACAAAAGCAGTATTTTCGCTAAAGGCATCATACTGAAGCAGTACAAATGAAGCCTCTATTTTACCACTGCCCTCCTAGTTGACGCTACTTTATGCAAGATATATATCAAACAAGGCTCAGAATTTTACAAGGCGCCATCATTTTGGCCGCCTTGGCGCTCTTGTTTAAATGTTTCCAAATTCAAATTATAGATACCTCCTATCAACAACAACAAAGCTATCGACAAGCCCTCACCCTCTACCCTTCCAGAGGACTG
This genomic interval from Saprospira grandis contains the following:
- a CDS encoding AAA family ATPase, which encodes MKTLTYPLWSYSLADGSQLGFILGQNHLPLIEKDLKSLKAAFVQLLQKQYKKYGHYPPQTLEQFKKKRFEIEFRPSYQLGEHNFPVEQSLKIPIWTVYGPSSNGYAYECQLPDLFESFRYQDNNSLSSLLQYYCSNLLNQYQPKSIFRLMNRPEPQLSELQLRIKEVEERSSFGQAWQQGPQLKELPALAELYPPKQADLRKKRLPEQAWEREDVVQQLIDKILNKRANILLVGPPSSGKTVVLQEALRKIQKVSQMGLQFWRINSQRITAQAKYLGEWQQKVESLVEELQSVQGVLWVNDCIRLLQIGGEGAEDSLAAFMSGFIAEGKLQLIGELTPKELESLRQKLPSFVQHFQLVQLNQLDEMAVFRILERFAQYAEQQFKQSIQADAWQLAYRLLDRYYPYEHFPGKALRFLDKVMQSHKNQPTIDSKAVLESFSKQTGLPEIFLRDDILLQPEELQDYFSSRLIGQKPAVDALCNLVKIFKVGLNNPSKPIGSLLFAGPTGVGKTAAAKLLADYFFGQGQQKSPLIRIDMSEFQHPAQIERFIGAAGRPGKLVQAVRERPFALLLLDEVEKAHPAIFDSLLSLLDEGRFVDAFGRVTNFKNCIIIMTSNLGASNQSRIGYGQNDQQNYESAIYKFFRPEFINRLDQIVFFKALEEKDIRKILDIELQQLAQREGFKKRELELDFGPALKELLVHKGFDQRYGARPLQRCLERELIAPLANWLLQKDVAVQKQKLYIEYVDGELTIINL
- a CDS encoding MORN repeat-containing protein, encoding MKDNEWNNGDGPGPPMQPGDANGGGWEPPKQRDIHENELSDEQLEGPFSYFKVNGYHFHNIESLLTDESHQNSYENGDRYVGELLGGWREGVGKYYYSSDNSVYFGEWSRGSRHGRGIFVWADNEYYDGDWVFGRMHGQGNYYYKNGDSYKGEWVNDLKQGRGEYVYETTGSRYLGDWLGDSRTGEGTFWWASNDRYEGQWAESKMNGFGKYFYANGDIFEGHWLHDKRNGFGTYHYNNGDRYEGNWINGKRTGFGKYFYLDGSYYEGFFRENEFHGRGKYISKLGEVEEGIWDRGALIHAE
- the cdaA gene encoding diadenylate cyclase CdaA gives rise to the protein MDVTLWDLVDIIIVGYLLFQIYKLLKGSLGFNIFLGLVFVYILWWLVSALGMPLLSSILGQFVSVGMIALLILFQPEVRRFLLFLGQGYLQGQLIERLLGKKSGAQEDAQIELIIREITRATEEMAQEKTGALILINTGASLDGYYSSGVMLGAKISSQLLLSIFNKYSPLHDGATIISGQEVIAASCVLPVSDRPGIPQSLGLRHRAAIGITEETPVLAFIVSEETGHISYARQGNIQRNISAEDMHKLLRRVLR